Proteins co-encoded in one Apis cerana isolate GH-2021 unplaced genomic scaffold, AcerK_1.0 Chr0_AcerK, whole genome shotgun sequence genomic window:
- the LOC133667589 gene encoding uncharacterized protein LOC133667589 — protein sequence MTSRCDSNPAQYERNRRFGHLVHALGRAAGGSKQCDTTRWPALVTGHRTGPSLPYGRLWIRRRDLADRRPWRSNGRSWVLQLRRRDSESSVDDLGTWRGVVLGRAVTTLRSVETQPYAWGFVLSAFATQSNTPLVEVE from the exons ATGACTAGTCGTTGCGATAGTAATCCTGCTCAGTACGAGAGGAACCGCAGGTTCGGACATTTGGTTCACGCACTCGGTCGAGCGGCCGGTG GCTCAAAACAATGTGACACTACTAGGTGGCCGGCCCTCGTGACCGGTCATCGCACGGGCCCCAGTTTGCCGTACGGGCGTCTTTGGATTCGTCGTCGGGATCTCGCCGATCGACGGCCATGGCGCTCTAACGGTCGATCATGGGTACTCCAACTTCGACGTCGAGACTCGGAATCGTCTGTAGACGACTTAGGTACCTGGCGGGGTGTTGTACTCGGTAGAGCAGTTACCACGCTGCGATCTGTTGAGACTCAGCCCTATGCTTGGGGATTCGTCTTGTCG GCGTTCGCGACgcaaagcaatacgccgctagTAGAGGTAGAATAA
- the LOC133667590 gene encoding uncharacterized protein LOC133667590, whose amino-acid sequence MIGRADIEGSKSDVAMNAWPPQASYPCVSMRTEHRDQASFCPFALREVSVLAELALGHLRYSLTDVPPQSNSPPGSVLESDHAGVFLAIGREDLTPLLHAWL is encoded by the exons ATGATAGGAAGAGCCGACATCGAAGGATCAAAAAGCGACGTCGCTATGAACGCTTGGCCGCCACAAGCCAGTTATCCCTGTG TCTCTATGCGTACTGAACATCGAGATCAAGCCAGCTTTTGCCCTTTTGCTCTACGCGAGGTTTCTGTCCTCGCTGAGCTGGCCTTAGGACACCTGCGTTATTCTTTGACAGATGTACCGCCCCAGTCAAACTCCCCGCCTGGCAGTGTCCTCGAATCGGATCACGCGGGAGTATTTTTGGCGATCGGCCGCGAAGACCTCACACCACTCTTACACGCTTGGCTCTAG